One Pseudomonas tolaasii NCPPB 2192 genomic window carries:
- a CDS encoding DUF4946 domain-containing protein, which yields MIEFRKPLLSAVCVLLGSPFVWAADPEIHWPSGWQVEEVVPDGEAPAVTQVVSRQRAIKNDENGNTVMVMELTGTPIEAGHKVNLQGVLLEMRKSIQKDFAGGGYQSVCSKMHPATLSQLDALETTCVITENGRHVLSQTLVGAVDADKAYVFSYAGQADAYEASKDEVSAVRDSLKL from the coding sequence ATGATTGAATTTCGTAAGCCGCTGTTGAGTGCCGTATGTGTGTTGCTGGGCAGCCCGTTTGTGTGGGCGGCCGACCCGGAAATTCATTGGCCCAGTGGCTGGCAAGTCGAAGAAGTTGTGCCTGACGGCGAGGCGCCGGCTGTGACTCAGGTGGTGTCACGGCAGCGCGCAATCAAGAACGATGAAAATGGCAATACCGTGATGGTCATGGAGTTGACCGGCACACCGATTGAAGCCGGGCATAAAGTTAATCTTCAGGGTGTGTTGCTGGAGATGCGCAAGTCCATTCAGAAAGATTTTGCCGGTGGCGGATATCAAAGCGTGTGCAGCAAGATGCATCCCGCGACGTTAAGTCAGCTCGACGCGCTGGAAACTACTTGCGTGATTACCGAGAACGGGCGCCATGTGTTGTCACAAACATTGGTGGGCGCTGTTGATGCGGATAAAGCGTATGTTTTTTCATACGCCGGCCAGGCCGATGCCTACGAAGCCAGCAAAGACGAAGTGAGTGCTGTGCGTGACAGCCTTAAACTTTGA
- a CDS encoding histone-like nucleoid-structuring protein, MvaT/MvaU family encodes MSRLAEFRAAEKALQEQLAQLESLKNDAGLKKEIEFEEKLQALMKSYGKGLRDIISILDPNPGKAGASAAAAPKQRRARVVKVYHNPHTGELIETKGGNHRGLKAWKEQYGAATVDSWLRG; translated from the coding sequence TTGTCCAGACTCGCCGAATTTCGCGCAGCAGAAAAAGCCCTTCAAGAGCAGCTGGCCCAGCTGGAGTCCTTGAAGAACGACGCCGGCCTGAAGAAGGAAATCGAATTCGAAGAAAAGCTTCAAGCGCTGATGAAAAGCTACGGCAAAGGCCTGCGCGACATCATCTCGATCCTTGATCCAAACCCTGGCAAGGCCGGTGCTTCGGCTGCCGCCGCTCCGAAACAGCGTCGCGCGCGCGTGGTCAAGGTTTACCACAACCCGCACACCGGCGAGCTGATCGAGACCAAAGGCGGCAACCACCGCGGCCTGAAAGCCTGGAAAGAACAGTACGGCGCCGCCACTGTAGATTCCTGGCTTCGCGGCTGA
- a CDS encoding EAL domain-containing protein → MPLTVNGPRKRATRYLITTLSGLLPFALGVVILHWQAERTLQQSTSQTAREAVRQFDLMLNNTALAAQALLPLAGQPCDNGAQLALREQVTRRPFVRATTLSWQKNIYCSSLFGDHYQSPVNPDDYVDGKLWLMNGNPVTPDTALLVYRLVEGDKAAFASIDGYHLTNALRLISRYAHLVLQVGPNWLDADGKVHYTAVPAFPVAHHRLISERYHYSVEAGMPAGEVWRYMEARYPALFSLLVFFGVLAAVLAHWLQKRSSAPTHELQRALGANEFIPYFQPVVRGDTREWAGCEVLMRWQHPKEGLVRPDLFIPLAEHSGLIVPMTRALLRKTAAQLAPHASRFAPGFHIGVNITARHCQDLALVDDCREFLAAFAPGQVTLVLELTERELIEPTDITRQLFEALHQLGVMIAIDDFGTGHSSLGYLRNFNVDYLKIDQSFVAMIGADALSRHILDSIIELSGKLDLGIVAEGVETPEQCEYLATQGVAFLQGYLFGRPLPCAEFIQSLSSH, encoded by the coding sequence ATGCCCCTGACCGTCAACGGCCCGCGAAAACGCGCCACCCGCTATTTGATCACCACCCTCAGCGGCCTGCTGCCGTTCGCGCTGGGCGTGGTTATCCTGCACTGGCAGGCCGAACGAACCCTGCAACAGAGCACTTCGCAAACGGCCCGGGAAGCGGTGCGTCAGTTCGATCTGATGCTCAACAATACCGCCCTCGCCGCCCAGGCATTGCTGCCGCTGGCCGGCCAACCCTGCGACAACGGTGCCCAACTGGCACTGCGCGAACAGGTGACACGCCGACCTTTTGTGCGAGCAACAACGCTGTCCTGGCAAAAGAACATCTATTGCAGCTCGCTGTTTGGCGACCATTACCAATCGCCGGTCAACCCTGACGATTACGTGGATGGCAAGCTGTGGTTAATGAACGGCAACCCGGTGACGCCGGACACGGCGCTGCTGGTTTATCGCCTGGTTGAAGGCGACAAGGCGGCGTTCGCCTCCATCGACGGCTACCACTTGACCAACGCATTGCGCCTGATCAGTCGGTATGCGCACTTGGTTCTGCAAGTCGGCCCCAACTGGCTGGATGCCGATGGCAAGGTGCACTACACGGCGGTGCCGGCGTTCCCTGTGGCGCATCATCGCCTGATATCCGAGCGCTATCACTACAGCGTCGAAGCCGGCATGCCCGCTGGTGAGGTGTGGCGGTATATGGAGGCCCGCTACCCGGCGCTGTTCAGCCTGCTGGTATTTTTTGGCGTGCTGGCGGCGGTTCTGGCGCACTGGCTGCAAAAGCGCTCATCTGCACCGACTCACGAATTGCAGCGTGCATTGGGCGCCAATGAGTTCATCCCCTATTTCCAGCCGGTGGTGCGCGGCGACACCCGAGAATGGGCCGGCTGTGAAGTGTTGATGCGCTGGCAGCATCCCAAGGAAGGCCTGGTACGCCCTGACCTGTTTATCCCTCTGGCTGAACATTCCGGGCTGATCGTGCCGATGACCCGCGCCTTGCTGCGCAAGACGGCTGCTCAACTGGCGCCGCATGCTTCGCGCTTCGCGCCAGGCTTTCATATCGGCGTGAACATCACCGCTCGCCATTGCCAGGACCTCGCCCTGGTCGATGACTGCCGCGAATTTCTGGCGGCCTTTGCCCCCGGCCAGGTCACGCTGGTACTGGAGTTGACGGAACGCGAGCTGATCGAGCCGACCGACATCACCCGCCAGTTGTTCGAAGCCCTGCACCAGTTGGGTGTGATGATCGCCATTGATGACTTCGGCACCGGTCATTCCAGCCTGGGTTACTTGCGCAACTTCAATGTGGACTACTTGAAGATTGACCAAAGTTTTGTCGCCATGATCGGCGCTGACGCACTCTCGCGGCATATTCTGGACAGCATCATAGAACTGTCCGGCAAGCTGGACCTGGGCATTGTGGCCGAGGGCGTCGAAACACCCGAGCAATGCGAATATCTTGCAACACAAGGGGTGGCTTTCTTGCAGGGTTACCTGTTTGGCCGGCCGTTACCCTGTGCCGAGTTCATTCAATCTTTGAGCAGCCATTGA
- a CDS encoding DMT family transporter yields the protein MTSSRDHLTYIKLAAVTMIWGATFVAGRYLAASVDPLLAATLRFMLASAALLVFMALARVRLVRPSARQLLQLAMLGFCGIYFYNLCFFYGLQYTNASRASLIVALNPAAIALASWWVFKERLGAFKWLGIGLCLAGAGVVIVSRNPQLLDGTANAWLGDLLIFGCVAGWGAYSLFSRGLNQTLGALQTVTWSILLGTLMLAMTTALSGRLTLAAVQAIEWPQWLSLLYLGVLGSAVAYILWYDGIRRIGATRAGVFIALNPLTAVVCGAALLGEPLTVPMLLGGVLILLGIYQCNKPLARARAMGI from the coding sequence ATGACGTCTTCCCGTGACCATTTGACCTATATAAAGCTTGCCGCAGTCACCATGATCTGGGGCGCGACCTTCGTCGCCGGCCGCTACCTGGCCGCAAGCGTAGACCCGCTGCTGGCCGCAACCTTGCGCTTTATGCTGGCCAGCGCGGCACTGCTGGTATTCATGGCTCTGGCGCGGGTGCGCCTGGTGCGGCCCAGCGCCCGCCAACTGTTACAACTGGCGATGCTGGGTTTCTGCGGCATCTACTTCTACAACCTGTGTTTTTTCTACGGGCTGCAGTACACCAATGCCTCACGCGCTTCGTTGATCGTGGCGCTGAACCCCGCCGCCATCGCACTGGCTTCGTGGTGGGTGTTCAAGGAACGCTTGGGAGCATTCAAATGGCTGGGCATCGGCCTATGCCTCGCCGGTGCGGGGGTCGTTATCGTCAGTCGCAACCCCCAACTGCTGGACGGCACTGCCAATGCCTGGCTGGGCGATTTGCTGATTTTCGGGTGTGTGGCGGGGTGGGGTGCCTACTCGCTGTTTTCTCGCGGCCTCAATCAAACGTTGGGCGCATTGCAGACAGTCACGTGGTCAATCCTGCTGGGCACATTGATGCTGGCGATGACCACTGCCCTGAGTGGCCGGTTAACCCTTGCTGCCGTGCAAGCGATTGAATGGCCACAATGGTTGAGCCTGCTTTATCTGGGCGTATTGGGTTCCGCTGTGGCCTACATTCTTTGGTATGACGGCATCCGCCGCATCGGGGCGACCCGGGCGGGCGTGTTTATCGCCCTGAATCCGCTGACCGCCGTCGTCTGTGGCGCCGCTCTGCTGGGAGAGCCACTCACGGTGCCCATGTTACTGGGCGGTGTCCTGATTCTGCTGGGCATCTACCAGTGCAACAAACCCCTTGCACGGGCCAGGGCAATGGGGATTTGA
- the hppD gene encoding 4-hydroxyphenylpyruvate dioxygenase has product MADQYENPMGLMGFEFIEFASPTPGTLEPIFEIMGFTKVATHRSKNVHLYRQGEINLILNNEPDSLASYFAAEHGPSVCGMAFRVKDSQKAYNRALELGAQPIHIQTGPMELNLPAIKGIGGAPLYLIDRFGEGSSIYDIDFVYLEGVERNPVGAGLKVIDHLTHNVYRGRMVYWANFYEKLFNFREARYFDIKGEYTGLTSKAMSAPDGMIRIPLNEESSKGAGQIEEFLMQFNGEGIQHVAFLTEDLVKTWDALKKIGMRFMTAPPDTYYEMLEGRLPNHGEPVDQLQARGILLDGSSIEGDKRLLLQIFSETLMGPVFFEFIQRKGDDGFGEGNFKALFESIERDQVRRGVLTAD; this is encoded by the coding sequence ATGGCCGACCAATACGAAAACCCAATGGGCCTGATGGGCTTTGAATTCATCGAATTCGCATCGCCAACCCCCGGCACTCTGGAGCCGATCTTCGAGATCATGGGCTTCACCAAAGTCGCAACCCACCGCTCCAAGAACGTGCATCTGTACCGTCAGGGCGAGATCAACCTGATCCTCAACAACGAGCCCGACAGCCTCGCGTCCTACTTTGCGGCCGAACACGGCCCGTCGGTGTGCGGCATGGCGTTTCGCGTCAAGGATTCGCAAAAGGCCTACAACCGTGCGCTGGAGCTGGGCGCCCAGCCGATCCATATCCAGACCGGCCCCATGGAATTGAACCTGCCGGCGATCAAAGGCATCGGTGGCGCGCCGCTGTACCTGATCGACCGTTTCGGCGAAGGCAGCTCGATCTACGACATCGACTTTGTCTACCTCGAAGGCGTTGAGCGCAACCCCGTGGGCGCCGGCCTCAAGGTCATCGACCACCTGACCCATAACGTCTATCGCGGGCGCATGGTGTACTGGGCCAACTTCTACGAGAAACTGTTCAACTTCCGTGAAGCGCGCTATTTCGACATCAAGGGCGAGTACACCGGCTTGACCTCCAAGGCCATGAGCGCCCCGGATGGCATGATCCGCATCCCGCTGAACGAAGAATCGTCCAAGGGCGCAGGGCAGATCGAAGAGTTCCTGATGCAGTTCAACGGCGAAGGCATCCAGCACGTGGCGTTCCTCACCGAAGACCTGGTCAAGACCTGGGATGCGTTGAAGAAGATCGGTATGCGCTTTATGACCGCGCCACCGGACACCTACTACGAAATGCTCGAAGGCCGCCTGCCAAACCACGGCGAGCCGGTGGACCAACTGCAGGCGCGCGGGATTCTGCTCGACGGTTCCTCGATCGAAGGCGACAAGCGCCTGCTGCTGCAGATCTTCTCGGAAACCCTGATGGGCCCGGTGTTCTTCGAATTCATCCAGCGCAAGGGTGACGATGGGTTCGGCGAGGGCAACTTCAAGGCCTTGTTCGAATCGATTGAACGTGACCAGGTGCGTCGAGGTGTGCTGACCGCCGACTGA
- the rarD gene encoding EamA family transporter RarD codes for MSKGVVLSVLASVLFAVMYYFTSLLTPLSGLEIFGWRMLLTVPCMTVFMIVSGEWRRVWELTRMLAGKPRLIGGVLLSSALLGVQLWLFMWAPLNGRSLDVSVGYFLLPLTMVLTGRLVYGERLSRLQQIAVFFAALGVLNELYQAGGFSWATLVVIIGYPIYFVVRKYLTTDHLGGLWLDMALMLPVAWWFVQHGEQGFAVMDIHPKLYALIPMLGVISASALVSYIVASRLLPFSLFGLLSYVEPVLLLAVALILGEGIKGGQWLTYIPIWLAVMVLVYEGFKHLVRQRKA; via the coding sequence GTGTCTAAAGGTGTTGTGTTATCGGTCCTGGCCTCGGTGTTGTTTGCCGTGATGTATTACTTCACATCATTGTTGACGCCACTGAGCGGTCTGGAAATTTTCGGCTGGCGCATGCTGCTGACCGTGCCGTGCATGACGGTCTTCATGATTGTCAGCGGCGAATGGCGGCGCGTGTGGGAGCTGACAAGAATGCTCGCAGGCAAGCCGCGCCTGATCGGCGGTGTGCTGTTGTCATCGGCCTTGCTGGGTGTGCAGTTGTGGTTATTTATGTGGGCACCGCTCAATGGCCGTAGCCTGGACGTGTCGGTGGGGTACTTCCTGCTGCCTCTGACGATGGTGCTGACCGGACGGCTGGTATACGGCGAACGCTTGTCGCGTTTGCAGCAAATCGCGGTGTTTTTCGCGGCGCTCGGCGTATTGAATGAGCTGTATCAGGCCGGCGGCTTTTCCTGGGCCACCCTGGTGGTGATCATCGGTTATCCGATCTACTTCGTTGTGCGCAAATACCTGACCACCGACCACTTGGGCGGCCTGTGGCTGGACATGGCGCTGATGCTGCCGGTGGCCTGGTGGTTCGTGCAACACGGCGAACAAGGCTTTGCAGTGATGGATATCCATCCGAAACTGTATGCGTTGATTCCTATGCTCGGCGTGATCAGTGCGTCGGCGCTGGTGAGTTACATCGTGGCCAGCCGTTTGCTGCCTTTCAGCCTGTTTGGGCTGCTCAGCTACGTCGAACCCGTGCTGCTGCTGGCGGTAGCGTTGATCCTGGGGGAAGGCATCAAGGGTGGCCAGTGGCTGACCTACATTCCGATCTGGCTGGCGGTGATGGTGCTGGTGTACGAAGGTTTCAAACATTTGGTGCGTCAACGCAAGGCCTGA
- a CDS encoding aldo/keto reductase, producing the protein MIYRTLGQSGLKVSALTLGTMMFGEQTNTEDSLRIMDKAWDQGINFIDTADVYTGGRSEEIVGEAIARHREDWVVASKVAIGPTDGLPNRNGLSRKRIFNALEASLTRLDTDYLDIYYLHREDHDTPLEVTVSAIGDLIRQGKIRYWGVSNYRGWRIAEIIRVAERLGVDRPVISQPLYNIVNRQAEVEQITAAAAYGLGVVPYSPLARGVLSGKYAPDVTPEAGSRAARQDKRILETEWRVESLRIAQQIQQYTQGRGVGIVEFAIAWVLNNAAVSSTIVGPRTEAQWDAYTGALDVKITTDDEAFIDSLVTPGHSSTPGFNDVGHFVSGRHPRT; encoded by the coding sequence ATGATTTATCGCACATTGGGCCAGTCCGGTTTGAAGGTCAGCGCGCTGACCCTGGGTACCATGATGTTCGGCGAGCAGACCAATACCGAAGACTCGCTGCGCATCATGGACAAGGCCTGGGACCAGGGCATCAATTTCATCGACACTGCCGACGTTTACACCGGCGGGCGCTCGGAAGAAATCGTCGGCGAGGCGATTGCCCGTCATCGTGAGGACTGGGTGGTGGCCTCCAAGGTTGCCATCGGCCCCACCGACGGCCTGCCCAACCGCAACGGCCTGAGCCGAAAGCGCATCTTCAATGCGCTGGAAGCCAGCCTGACCCGGCTGGACACCGACTACCTGGACATCTATTACCTGCACCGCGAAGACCACGACACACCGCTGGAAGTCACGGTGTCGGCAATCGGCGACCTGATCCGGCAGGGCAAAATCCGTTATTGGGGGGTGTCTAACTACCGTGGCTGGCGCATCGCTGAAATCATCCGCGTGGCCGAGCGCCTGGGTGTGGACCGCCCGGTTATCAGCCAGCCGCTGTACAACATTGTCAACCGTCAGGCCGAGGTCGAGCAGATCACCGCTGCGGCTGCTTACGGCCTGGGCGTGGTGCCTTACAGCCCGTTGGCCCGTGGCGTGCTCAGCGGCAAATATGCGCCGGATGTAACCCCCGAAGCCGGCAGCCGTGCGGCACGCCAGGACAAGCGCATTCTGGAAACCGAATGGCGCGTTGAATCGCTGCGCATCGCCCAGCAGATCCAGCAGTACACCCAAGGCCGTGGCGTGGGGATTGTGGAGTTTGCGATTGCCTGGGTGCTGAACAACGCGGCGGTGAGTTCGACCATTGTCGGGCCGCGTACCGAGGCGCAGTGGGATGCCTACACCGGCGCACTGGATGTGAAGATTACGACCGACGATGAGGCATTTATTGATTCGCTGGTAACGCCGGGGCATTCGTCTACACCGGGGTTCAATGATGTGGGCCATTTTGTGTCCGGGCGTCACCCTCGCACCTGA